In Candidatus Dadabacteria bacterium, the sequence CTTTGTACATCAGTCTCTCAACGGTATCTTATCTGTTATGCGGAAATTATGCTTGTAAATTAAGAATAGCTATGTATAATTTGCAAGCATGATAGAACGTCATGCTTCCCACTCCCTAAGAAAAGCTCTCGGCCGACAAGCCGCCGTGGCGCTGATCGGCCCGCGTCAAGTCGGCAAAACGACCTTGGCGCTTGATATTGCCGGGGAGTCGGGGGCGCTGTACCTTGATCTCGAAGCGAGGGAAGAGCGTGCCAAGCTGGCTGACCCGGTACTGTTCCTAGGGGCGCACGAGGACCGTCTGGTTATTCTTGACGAGGTTCACCGCATACCGGAGCTTTTTTCCGAGTTGCGCGGCCTGATTGATCAGGGAAGACGCCGGGGGATGCGGACGGGACGCTTCCTGATCCTTGGGTCAGCATCGGTTGACTTGCTGAGACAATCGGGGGAAAGCCTTGCGGGGCGGATAGAATACGTTGAACTGAATCCGCTGAGCGTGCTTGAAGCGGGAGGGGATGACGATTCCCTGAATCTTCTCTGGGTGCGCGGCGGTTTTCCGGACAGTTTTTTAGCTGAAGACAATGACGACAGTTTCGCCTTCCGTCGCAACTTCATCCGCACCTACCTTGAGCGCGATGTGCAGCAGTTCGGATGGCAGATTCCGGCGGAGACCCTTGAGCGTCTGTGGACTATGCTTGCTCACGGACAGGGCACCTTGCTTAACATCTCGAAGCTTGCGTCCGGCCTTTCCATAAGTGCCCGTACCGTGACCGGCTATATAGACCTGCTGGCTGATCTGCTGCTGGTGCGCCGACTGCGGCCGTTTTACGTCAATGTACGAAAACGTCTCGTGAAGTCCCCGAAAGTTTATGTGCGCGACAGCGGGATAGTCCACGCCCTTCTGGGTGTAACGGATTACAATTCCCTTGCCGGTCACCCAGTCGTCGGAGCGAGCTGGGAGGGTTTCGTGATAGAGAACCTTCTGTCAGTTGCTCCTGCCGGAACCAGGGCGAGTTTTTACCGTACTTCTGCGGGGGCTGAGGTGGATCTTGTGCTTGAACTTCCCGGGAGCCTAGCTCCTTGGGCGGTCGAAATCAAACGCAGCCTCAGGGGGGCTCTCGGCAAGGGTTTTCGGAATGCTCTGAAAGACATCAAGCCCGAGCGATCCTTTGTGGTTACCGCCGGTTCTGACCGCTATCCGGTTGCCCGGAATGTCGAGGCGATCGGTCTTCGGAAAATGGCGGCAGTTCTAAAGGGGCAGTGACTTCCGGTTGCTGTTTTCTTGTCCGCGATTTTACAAGAAACAAGCCTGCGTTTTTATAAAAGACAGCATATTGCGGGCGTGTCATCCAGCCCCGTCATTTTTTCGCTGCTGCGCCCGGCTGCTTTCTATTGTCTTTTTGATCCGGGATGTTTCTCCCTCTCCGGAAGCGCTTTCCGGTTTTGCGTCATCTAGGCGCTCGCGCACTCCTTTGGTGGAGCGCTTAAGGCTTTCTGCGCCTGAAAGTATCTCGTCCCTCCCCTCCCCGAGGTCCTCTGCGGTTTTTGTCTCTCCGCTCCCGATTCCGCCCCGGGCCCGCTCTCTCGCCCGGCCCGCATCCTCTCTCACCGCGGCGGAATTTTCTTCTATTGAGCTTCGCACTCGCTCCACGCCTCCTCCCGCCGTCCCCGCCGATTTTCTGTATTCCCCGAAGGCCCCCTCCGCGTCGACCTCGAAGCGGCGCACGTCCCCGAGGCCGTAGCTGTCGGCGGGCATGGCGGCGACCGATTCCCTGGTCACGCTCCCCGCCCCGACAAGCTCCGAAAGACCCGTAATCCTGTGTATCGCCCCGGAGACGGCTTCGGCTTCCTCGGTGTCGTATCTTCCGTCGCGAAGATCTGTAAGCCCCCTGGCCGCGTAGCTGTCCGTATAGCCCTGTCCCCTCATGTCGGCAAACACCGCCTGGGTGTACTCCCTCTCAAGCCCCGCGCCGAATGAGCTCTCCCCCGAGAGCACCTCGGAGTAGGCTTTTGCCCTCTCCCGGTGGGAGGAGTAGTCCCGAAGGGAGCTTTTCGCCGAGCGAAGCTCGGCCCTTGCCTCCTCCGAGTCCCGGGCCGTGAACTGCAGGCTCTCGCGGGCCTCCTTTGACGAAAGCGTGCTCTCAAGCTCGGAAAAAGCCGTTGAGAAATTCACCCGTGAGTTGGAGCTCGAGGCATACTCCCTTGCCTCCTCGTATCTCTCGGCGGCGCTTGAGTCGGTCTTTCGCGCTCCCCGCGCCTTTATCCCGGCTCCGACCGACGCTCCCCCGAGCCCGCCTCCCCCAGGGCCCGAGGAAGTCCCCGCCCGGGCCCCCGCCTCGTAGACCATCGCCGTGTCCCACGACATCTTGAGCGACTCCTGGCGGGAGAGGCCGAACCTTCTCTGCAGGTTCTCCGCCGTCTCAAGCACGGTCGCGAGATCCTTTTTCTCGCCCGTCACGCTCGAGAGCCCGAGCACCTCGGAGTAGCTCCTCTCGTCAGCCGCCGCGCGCGAGGCCCCGACCACCCGCACGGACGCCGCCGCCGCGGAATCCGTCACCGCCTCCCTGCTTGCCTCCATGTTCCTCATGGTGTCGGCAAGCTCCTCCCTTGCCGCGAACCTCACCCCCTCCCTCCCCGTTATCCGCATCCCGCCCACGCTCGAGGCCGGCTGCTCGTAGACGTTCTCGTAGCGGCGGCTGAGATTGCCCGTGACGGTCTCCCGCGCCACGTCGGACTTGTTAGCCGTCACCGTGTCGTAGCGCCCTGTCGCGACCGACACGTTTCCAAGGGATATGTTTCCCGCGGCGTGGGCCCCGGCCGTCTGGGTCGAGATTGACTGCGTGGGTCCCATGAACTGCTGCACGGCCCCCACCACGGCGTGC encodes:
- a CDS encoding conjugal transfer protein TraG N-terminal domain-containing protein, giving the protein MPTEGAMRRREKRGGTLRPAFPLGIVALSGILLFPETAGAQGAFQIDTYGNGQFIAEVLNSVAILAGSGLLGLIRLGLVAGILLAVMSSLFGGRTAPGHQFALSILIYMMLFGVKVDMAVYDRVTSYTRVISSVPAGVGVFAWATSGVGSGLTRVMEGAFSLPDALRYSKNGLLRGAELIKRSTAFAVAEPHLANTLDSFVRECGLKSVTSGLVSPDSLEKSSDLFSSMGTANYRFVELHTNIALPAGAYASPPSAGDCSAAARPILAYCGEAHAGVNACLDAYYPGWAVELAEESGFVDRQTNTVDTAGFTEALRESYRELGGISMSAKDIIIQNAMINSYSRSVKSLAVAGGSEASLLSLSIAEARARQKNSFLVLGEMARHTLPYIRGLLQGMLYGIFPAVIFLAMTPLAARIIPAYLIAMLWTELWNPIYAIVNLFSSLKLARALEPYTDGSLTVISRGSVVHESDMAMAVAGLAATIVPMIAYYVVSASQHAVVGAVQQFMGPTQSISTQTAGAHAAGNISLGNVSVATGRYDTVTANKSDVARETVTGNLSRRYENVYEQPASSVGGMRITGREGVRFAAREELADTMRNMEASREAVTDSAAAASVRVVGASRAAADERSYSEVLGLSSVTGEKKDLATVLETAENLQRRFGLSRQESLKMSWDTAMVYEAGARAGTSSGPGGGGLGGASVGAGIKARGARKTDSSAAERYEEAREYASSSNSRVNFSTAFSELESTLSSKEARESLQFTARDSEEARAELRSAKSSLRDYSSHRERAKAYSEVLSGESSFGAGLEREYTQAVFADMRGQGYTDSYAARGLTDLRDGRYDTEEAEAVSGAIHRITGLSELVGAGSVTRESVAAMPADSYGLGDVRRFEVDAEGAFGEYRKSAGTAGGGVERVRSSIEENSAAVREDAGRARERARGGIGSGETKTAEDLGEGRDEILSGAESLKRSTKGVRERLDDAKPESASGEGETSRIKKTIESSRAQQRKNDGAG
- a CDS encoding ATP-binding protein; its protein translation is MIERHASHSLRKALGRQAAVALIGPRQVGKTTLALDIAGESGALYLDLEAREERAKLADPVLFLGAHEDRLVILDEVHRIPELFSELRGLIDQGRRRGMRTGRFLILGSASVDLLRQSGESLAGRIEYVELNPLSVLEAGGDDDSLNLLWVRGGFPDSFLAEDNDDSFAFRRNFIRTYLERDVQQFGWQIPAETLERLWTMLAHGQGTLLNISKLASGLSISARTVTGYIDLLADLLLVRRLRPFYVNVRKRLVKSPKVYVRDSGIVHALLGVTDYNSLAGHPVVGASWEGFVIENLLSVAPAGTRASFYRTSAGAEVDLVLELPGSLAPWAVEIKRSLRGALGKGFRNALKDIKPERSFVVTAGSDRYPVARNVEAIGLRKMAAVLKGQ